One Eriocheir sinensis breed Jianghai 21 chromosome 67, ASM2467909v1, whole genome shotgun sequence DNA segment encodes these proteins:
- the LOC126988001 gene encoding G-protein coupled receptor moody-like isoform X1: protein MDRSGLSAQFPGFPRLHNMTWLTDEDLDDDEASEIAKCVTRMSRGMTTFIAVLFIGYLVLGLTGNFLTILALLRCPRVRNVTAAFIISLCVADFLFCVLVLPWEVSRFLAREWIWGEGWICTVFPLLRYWNVAVSLLSIAMITINRYIMIAHFSVYKIVYRKGWIALMIAFCWTFAFVMLLPTLLGKWGRFGFDSRLQTCSIIDDKNKSPKQVLFGLGFCVPAIIIIICYSLIFYVIHKSEKRMREHSSRGVNGTHHGPSLQPQPRITGKIEREVRRRRNEWRITKMVLIIFIAFVVTYLPITLVKSLDKKVEYPGLHVLGYVLIYVSSCINPVIYVIMNRQYRQAYKTVLLCKRPRLPSLTSSHTDRGKGRGKAVVEELNDKTMMSQVSLSEAGAMPECHELPEVFVDK, encoded by the exons ATGGACCGATCGGGGCTGTCGGCGCAGTTCCCCGGCTTCCCGCGCCTCCATAACATGACGTGGCTCACCGACGAGGACCTGGACGATGACGAGGCGTCGGAGATAGCGAAGTGCGTGACGAG GATGTCCCGCGGCATGACCACTTTCATCGCCGTCCTCTTCATCGGCTACCTGGTTCTCGGCCTCACGGGGAACTTCCTGACGATCCTGGCGCTGCTTCGATGTCCCAGAGTGCGGAACGTGACGGCGGCCTTCattatcag tcTGTGCGTGGCCGACTTCCTCTTCTGCGTGCTGGTGCTGCCCTGGGAGGTGTCTCGTTTTCTCGCCCGGGAGTGGATCTGGGGCGAGGGCTGGATCTGCACCGTCTTCCCGCTGCTCAG GTACTGGAATGTGGCCGTGAGTCTCCTGTCCATCGCTATGATCACGATAAACAG GTACATCATGATCGCCCACTTCAGCGTCTACAAGATTGTCTACCGCAAGGGATGGATTGCCCTCATGATCGCCTTCTGCTGGACCTTCGCCTTCGTTATGCTTCTTCCCACGCTGCTCGGGAAGTGGG GAAGGTTTGGCTTCGACAGTCGCCTTCAGACTTGCTCCATCATCGACGACAAGAACAAGTCGCCCAAGCAGGTGCTCTTCGGCCTCGGCTTCTGCGTTccggccatcatcatcatcatctgctacTCCCTCATCTTCTACGTCATCCACAA gtcTGAGAAGCGCATGCGTGAACACAGCTCCCGCGGCGTGAATGGGACCCACCATGGCCCTTCCCTGCAGCCCCAGCCTCGCATTACTGGCAAG ATTGAGAGGGAGGTGAGGCGTCGCAGGAACGAATGGCGTATCACGAAAATGGTTCTGATCATCTTCATCGCCTTTGTGGTCACCTATCTGCCCATCACGCTGGTCAAAAGCCTGGACAAGAAAGTGGAGTACCCGG GTCTCCACGTGCTGGGCTATGTGCTAATCTACGTGTCATCCTGCATCAACCCAGTCATCTACGTCATCATGAACCGCCAGTACCGCCAGGCCTACAAGACGGTGCTCCTGTGCAAGCGCCCgcgtctcccttccctcacctcctcccacaccg ATCGCGGGAAAGGACGCGGGAAAGCGGTGGTGGAGGAGCTGAATGACAAGACCATGATGTCGCAAGTCTCGCTGTCGGAGGCCGGGGCCATGCCGGAGTGCCACGAGCTGCCGGAGGTCTTCGTCGACAAATGA
- the LOC126988001 gene encoding G-protein coupled receptor moody-like isoform X3, whose translation MDRSGLSAQFPGFPRLHNMTWLTDEDLDDDEASEIAKCVTRMSRGMTTFIAVLFIGYLVLGLTGNFLTILALLRCPRVRNVTAAFIISLCVADFLFCVLVLPWEVSRFLAREWIWGEGWICTVFPLLRYWNVAVSLLSIAMITINRYIMIAHFSVYKIVYRKGWIALMIAFCWTFAFVMLLPTLLGKWGRFGFDSRLQTCSIIDDKNKSPKQVLFGLGFCVPAIIIIICYSLIFYVIHKSEKRMREHSSRGVNGTHHGPSLQPQPRITGKIEREVRRRRNEWRITKMVLIIFIAFVVTYLPITLVKSLDKKVEYPGLHVLGYVLIYVSSCINPVIYVIMNRQYRQAYKTVLLCKRPRLPSLTSSHTDTDKTAHCSRSRERTRESGGGGAE comes from the exons ATGGACCGATCGGGGCTGTCGGCGCAGTTCCCCGGCTTCCCGCGCCTCCATAACATGACGTGGCTCACCGACGAGGACCTGGACGATGACGAGGCGTCGGAGATAGCGAAGTGCGTGACGAG GATGTCCCGCGGCATGACCACTTTCATCGCCGTCCTCTTCATCGGCTACCTGGTTCTCGGCCTCACGGGGAACTTCCTGACGATCCTGGCGCTGCTTCGATGTCCCAGAGTGCGGAACGTGACGGCGGCCTTCattatcag tcTGTGCGTGGCCGACTTCCTCTTCTGCGTGCTGGTGCTGCCCTGGGAGGTGTCTCGTTTTCTCGCCCGGGAGTGGATCTGGGGCGAGGGCTGGATCTGCACCGTCTTCCCGCTGCTCAG GTACTGGAATGTGGCCGTGAGTCTCCTGTCCATCGCTATGATCACGATAAACAG GTACATCATGATCGCCCACTTCAGCGTCTACAAGATTGTCTACCGCAAGGGATGGATTGCCCTCATGATCGCCTTCTGCTGGACCTTCGCCTTCGTTATGCTTCTTCCCACGCTGCTCGGGAAGTGGG GAAGGTTTGGCTTCGACAGTCGCCTTCAGACTTGCTCCATCATCGACGACAAGAACAAGTCGCCCAAGCAGGTGCTCTTCGGCCTCGGCTTCTGCGTTccggccatcatcatcatcatctgctacTCCCTCATCTTCTACGTCATCCACAA gtcTGAGAAGCGCATGCGTGAACACAGCTCCCGCGGCGTGAATGGGACCCACCATGGCCCTTCCCTGCAGCCCCAGCCTCGCATTACTGGCAAG ATTGAGAGGGAGGTGAGGCGTCGCAGGAACGAATGGCGTATCACGAAAATGGTTCTGATCATCTTCATCGCCTTTGTGGTCACCTATCTGCCCATCACGCTGGTCAAAAGCCTGGACAAGAAAGTGGAGTACCCGG GTCTCCACGTGCTGGGCTATGTGCTAATCTACGTGTCATCCTGCATCAACCCAGTCATCTACGTCATCATGAACCGCCAGTACCGCCAGGCCTACAAGACGGTGCTCCTGTGCAAGCGCCCgcgtctcccttccctcacctcctcccacaccg ACACGGACAAGACCGCCCACTGCTCCAG ATCGCGGGAAAGGACGCGGGAAAGCGGTGGTGGAGGAGCTGAATGA
- the LOC126988001 gene encoding G-protein coupled receptor moody-like isoform X2 gives MDRSGLSAQFPGFPRLHNMTWLTDEDLDDDEASEIAKMSRGMTTFIAVLFIGYLVLGLTGNFLTILALLRCPRVRNVTAAFIISLCVADFLFCVLVLPWEVSRFLAREWIWGEGWICTVFPLLRYWNVAVSLLSIAMITINRYIMIAHFSVYKIVYRKGWIALMIAFCWTFAFVMLLPTLLGKWGRFGFDSRLQTCSIIDDKNKSPKQVLFGLGFCVPAIIIIICYSLIFYVIHKSEKRMREHSSRGVNGTHHGPSLQPQPRITGKIEREVRRRRNEWRITKMVLIIFIAFVVTYLPITLVKSLDKKVEYPGLHVLGYVLIYVSSCINPVIYVIMNRQYRQAYKTVLLCKRPRLPSLTSSHTDRGKGRGKAVVEELNDKTMMSQVSLSEAGAMPECHELPEVFVDK, from the exons ATGGACCGATCGGGGCTGTCGGCGCAGTTCCCCGGCTTCCCGCGCCTCCATAACATGACGTGGCTCACCGACGAGGACCTGGACGATGACGAGGCGTCGGAGATAGCGAA GATGTCCCGCGGCATGACCACTTTCATCGCCGTCCTCTTCATCGGCTACCTGGTTCTCGGCCTCACGGGGAACTTCCTGACGATCCTGGCGCTGCTTCGATGTCCCAGAGTGCGGAACGTGACGGCGGCCTTCattatcag tcTGTGCGTGGCCGACTTCCTCTTCTGCGTGCTGGTGCTGCCCTGGGAGGTGTCTCGTTTTCTCGCCCGGGAGTGGATCTGGGGCGAGGGCTGGATCTGCACCGTCTTCCCGCTGCTCAG GTACTGGAATGTGGCCGTGAGTCTCCTGTCCATCGCTATGATCACGATAAACAG GTACATCATGATCGCCCACTTCAGCGTCTACAAGATTGTCTACCGCAAGGGATGGATTGCCCTCATGATCGCCTTCTGCTGGACCTTCGCCTTCGTTATGCTTCTTCCCACGCTGCTCGGGAAGTGGG GAAGGTTTGGCTTCGACAGTCGCCTTCAGACTTGCTCCATCATCGACGACAAGAACAAGTCGCCCAAGCAGGTGCTCTTCGGCCTCGGCTTCTGCGTTccggccatcatcatcatcatctgctacTCCCTCATCTTCTACGTCATCCACAA gtcTGAGAAGCGCATGCGTGAACACAGCTCCCGCGGCGTGAATGGGACCCACCATGGCCCTTCCCTGCAGCCCCAGCCTCGCATTACTGGCAAG ATTGAGAGGGAGGTGAGGCGTCGCAGGAACGAATGGCGTATCACGAAAATGGTTCTGATCATCTTCATCGCCTTTGTGGTCACCTATCTGCCCATCACGCTGGTCAAAAGCCTGGACAAGAAAGTGGAGTACCCGG GTCTCCACGTGCTGGGCTATGTGCTAATCTACGTGTCATCCTGCATCAACCCAGTCATCTACGTCATCATGAACCGCCAGTACCGCCAGGCCTACAAGACGGTGCTCCTGTGCAAGCGCCCgcgtctcccttccctcacctcctcccacaccg ATCGCGGGAAAGGACGCGGGAAAGCGGTGGTGGAGGAGCTGAATGACAAGACCATGATGTCGCAAGTCTCGCTGTCGGAGGCCGGGGCCATGCCGGAGTGCCACGAGCTGCCGGAGGTCTTCGTCGACAAATGA
- the LOC126988007 gene encoding scoloptoxin SSD976-like, producing the protein MVSSSLILLPLLLAATQSGEAAKINSNGCDFSQFGALNAMNIFPNFECYPVRYAPTAEDIKAILMTHNKMRMKVAMGKEERGSPGPQPTAANMREMVWDMQLADLAQAWANQCSFSHDEYASRQTCKDSTIGQNLLIKDSADMFNGKKLNWPRAIHEWYIEVENHPGAAVQEFTSLMNGEATTGHYTQLAWAESNKIGCGATQFGNQVLFVCNYAAEGNVKPQAVYMSGQPASHCVSGPSTFYPGLCK; encoded by the exons ATGGTTTCCAGCTCTCTGATCCTGCTGCCCCTCCTGCTGGCCGCCACTCAGTctg GCGAGGCGGCCAAGATCAACAGCAACGGATGTGACTTCTCGCAGTTCGGGGCTCTCAACGCCATGAACATTTTCCCGAACTTCGAATGTTACCCAGTACGATACGCACCCACGGCGGAGGACATCAAGGCTATCCTCATGACCCACAACAAGATGAGAATGAAG GTGGCTATGGGCAAGGAGGAACGCGGCAGCCCAGGCCCCCAGCCCACCGCCGCCAATATGAGGGAGATGGTCTGGGACATGCAACTGGCCGATCTAGCGCAG GCGTGGGCCAACCAGTGCAGTTTCTCCCACGACGAGTACGCTTCCAGACAGACTTGCAAGGACTCCACCATCGGCCAGAACCTTCTCATCAAGGACTCCGCGGATatgttt AACGGCAAGAAGCTCAACTGGCCCCGCGCCATTCACGAGTGGTACATCGAAGTTGAGAACCACCCGGGCGCGGCGGTGCAGGAGTTCACGTCCCTGATGAACGGAGAAGCCACGACCGGCCACTACACACAG CTTGCGTGGGCCGAGAGTAACAAGATTGGATGTGGCGCCACGCAGTTCGGCAACCAGGTCCTCTTCGTGTGCAACTACGCGGCGGAGGGCAACGTGAAGCCCCAGGCGGTGTACATGAGCGGCCAGCCGGCGTCTCACTGCGTCAGCGGCCCCTCCACCTTCTACCCCGGCCTCTGCAAGTAG
- the LOC126988001 gene encoding uncharacterized protein LOC126988001 isoform X4 codes for MLDAHSTSPPPPPPPPSPSPSSSRSPPSSLSFHDVYLFFKRPLDRCLNEIVSFINFVTAAPTPSCKNCQRLRATHKSNCAECQTKMNTRRNTLLGLECAANPKEVLQTPAEVEDSQAFVDHLLHLDSPRPQHRIGQGGIELHSGHNLSVNSPSQLIQVNKSARSLNAVGLEQGRSETNPVMVKGRSHSDSSYPVGRHTKRRHLDLRSQAIRGSNITSTSSLVPERSLTVTSQPRLHHRSSSRRRGDRNANLRHGNPQPPVVDSTSQPKVTFGSYETFSNSGSSSVDSSLHFPPSSADKKGGSSERTNSFFIPPFVSSSSLLSSSSTSTSTSLPHGGHLEGGRSGASPRLTPAHKHGFDNPLFQNP; via the coding sequence ATGCTCGACGCCCactccacctcaccaccaccacctccacctcctccctcaccctcaccttcctccagccgctcgcctccttcctctctctctttccatgacGTTTACCTTTTCTTCAAGCGTCCTCTCGATCGCTGCCTCAATGAAATCGTGTCCTTCATCAACTTCGTCACCGCCGCACCGACTCCATCCTGCAAGAACTGTCAGAGGCTCAGGGCGACCCACAAATCGAACTGCGCCGAGTGCCAGACAAAGATGAACACGAGACGCAACACTCTCCTTGGCCTGGAGTGCGCGGCGAACCCCAAGGAAGTGCTGCAGACGCCCGCGGAAGTCGAGGATTCACAGGCTTTTGTGGACCACCTGCTGCACCTTGATTCCCCGCGACCCCAGCACCGCATAGGGCAAGGAGGGATAGAACTCCACTCCGGCCACAACCTATCCGTCAACAGCCCGTCGCAGCTCATCCAAGTGAACAAGAGTGCGCGTAGTCTGAACGCCGTGGGTCTAGAGCAAGGACGCAGTGAGACGAACCCGGTCATGGTTAAGGGGCGATCACACAGCGACTCAAGCTACCCCGTTGGCCGACACACGAAGCGCAGACACCTGGATCTCCGCAGCCAAGCAATACGGGGCTCCAACATTACGTCCACATCGTCACTGGTACCCGAGCGCTCTTTGACAGTCACTTCGCAGCCCCGCCTCCATCACCGGTCCTCCTCTCGCCGTCGGGGTGACCGCAACGCTAACCTGAGGCACGGTAACCCTCAGCCACCCGTCGTGGACTCTACATCTCAGCCAAAGGTCACGTTCGGGTCTTATGAAACTTTCTCTAACTCCGGATCTTCAAGTGTCGACTCCTCTTTACATTTTCCACCTTCCAGCGCTGATAAGAAAGGAGGATCTTCGGAGAGAACAAATAGCTTTTTCATACCacctttcgtctcttcctcctctttactatcctcttcctccacctccacctccacctccttacctCACGGCGGGCATCTGGAGGGGGGCCGCTCGGGTGCCTCTCCCAGACTCACCCCAGCACACAAGCATGGCTTCGATAACCCGCTGTTCCAGAACCCATAA